Within Carassius auratus strain Wakin unplaced genomic scaffold, ASM336829v1 scaf_tig00007347, whole genome shotgun sequence, the genomic segment tgatatcgctgcaatactttatttttaatagctataaaacaagaataaactcgttttttctgagctcatcattccagatgctcatgctcagagcggtgattcatctctcgtgtttctcacgtatcactgaccacacatcaattattaatgagccctgacctgataataatcatatatgttggtttagcttgtcactgtgaattaaatccaagtatttatttgtattttaaccgatttaaaatcgaaaccaaaagacagtctcctcccttttttagtccggtaactgaacctgtaggggcgctatttctctcagacaatggaagtctaagcacacacactcaaacagatggacagagtgagatgagatgtctgacagttttttaattttctgttatccatacagtgttgtaaagtcatgaaactatgcatatttactcagaataacttttttttctgtatgaaaaaaggttttgaagtgtttggaatttaaaaatgcaggaaaattaataattccatctttattgtcatttaaaaaaatcaccacgacaaaaccatccaagctatccaaaacccattcacaatttaagttcctcaatgttttttcaacatgtagaccaagtttggtgtgtatagtgttactctcctctgagcagtatgcattaattcacggctaaatgtaaaaaataatccacattcaaatcaaaatagccgacttcctgttggtcgtagctgatgactgtgaattagaaagttgtccgtcttgataagaacaatttttgtactgagtttggtgtctgtagctaaaactaacccccccacttttgacaaaaggtggcgctatagagtgcctattccacgccctcttatgaacttttgccagtgtctagctgtcactaatactgatatgtgttctgagtttgatgaaattctaagcatgttatatgcctcaaaatcacctgagaagtattccagtttgacatgttgccacggcaacaattttttagatatcaatatcccccttgcagatttatatcagatgtgttttaacattattctgatgaagtttgaagcaaatcgagtaataataagatgctgaattcaaatcattttgaaaatgacacacttccttctgccagttggtggcgctatacctttgactcctaatagtcacatatatgcgatcgacatcatacaacgaataatctgatgaagtttgattaaaatcaggaaatgtatgtggatggtattagacacttcctgtttctcatttctcgccataatttcaacgcctcgccacgagcaaaccgttcgagatatcaaaaatcccctggcaatttttcatccccagtgtcttgagatcatgttgaccgagtttggcggcaatcgagaaaaaaacctatgacaagtatttcaaattccagagcatgcgctttttacataactctaaatagctgacttcctgttgggtggagcctatgacatgcaatacgaaagttgttcggcacgatgagatctatatgtgtactgagtttcatatgaatatgtgcaagtatgtgtgagctatacatcaacatttctgactgtgttccagggggcgccgtagagcccctgtgccacgcccgggtcccagcctctgcaggctcctaaaggccacagattccaaagtgtgcgcaaattttcaagagtttttgagtatgttaaggacccccaaagcccccacaactttgacgaaaaatttgaatactaaaccctaaatagccaacttcctgttgggcggagcctatgatatgcaatacaaaagttgtttggattgatgagatttatatgtgtaccgagtttcatacgtctacgagcaagaatgtatgatatatggccctccatattccagggggcgctgtagagcccctgtgccacgcccgtgtatcagtctctgcccggccctaatggccgcaggttccaatctgtgtgccaattttcaagactttttaagcacgttaagggccccaaaagcacccgagacgttggaaaaaaataataataataataataataataataataataataataataataaaaaataatcctaaggaaaacaataggcctctcgccctttgggcttgagccctaataataataataataataataaaaaataatcctaaggaaaacaataggcctctcgccctttgggcttgagccctaaaaataatcctaaggaaaacaataggcctctcgccctttgggcttgagccctaataataataataataataataataataataataataataataaacggagcaattccaagagggtcctcacaccatcggtgctcgggccctaataaacggagcaattccaagagggtcctcacaccatcggtgctcgggccctaataataataataaacggagcaattccaagagggtcctcacaccatcggtgctcgggccctaataataataataaacggagcaattccaagagggtcctcacaccatcggtgctcgggccctaataataaacggagcaattccaagagggtcctcacaccatcggtgctcgggccctaataataataataaacggagcaattccaagagggtcctcacaccatcggtgctcgggccctaattaaactaatttaaatatacttaatttaatcatacgtactttatacatacagtactgtgcaaaagtcttagacacgttagtattttcacttaaaagaatggtgttcggacagttatttatatattttgctgtagtgtgtcagtataaaatatcagtttacatttccaaacattcatttttgccgttgtcagactgcttgtgcattcaaaatcgcactagattattattaaaattaatggcaaattgatatttcctactgacacactacagatataaataactggcttaaaacccttttggggagaaaatactattttttccataagacttttgcacagtactgtattttaaaaacgacattgttgctactttataaagaattcattaatgaccatacagtaattcacagaactgatttaagacagtggcagacagcactcatgttaactaaatatcagagtgagtgacagagatacagcagaaacattatgtgtggttttgtattaaataatgacccagactgtgaaatacatttattagccttagattaagggaagcacaacttgcacaacaagctatggatttattttaaatatttgtaatgttctttaaagttatccatagtttttttgtggttctttttttaaagtatcggttcaggcaccgtttaggagccggtaccgttttaaaagtattgaaaaggcactggaccctacttaaaagttattatttctcactggctcatttaccaaatgagtgctttttcttcgtcctccacaaattaagctactgtacgtagttcggtagcgagacgttttaataaattagcgttttcgattgacgatgtgattgacaatgttgtgataagtaggctataccaactttgtaactcgttaccccccgaacactggacatagcagacgtatgtaccaaatacaagaagctatcaatcaagaaagtatcaggattatgatttctttttcagttttagtttttcattaatcacttggattaatcattcattttgacagcactataatgttttactgtacatagacaaccatacaagtgtaattgttactaagcctggaccaatgttcttgtccattgccctcgcagattcctgcagctaatcttggatgtacattccattaaaagttattgatgacaagcctctgaagtttgactttttgcaccataacaatacttattggcaactagtcatcatatctctagtcctttaatgtatttgcattgtactaaagtgcgttcattttaaatgggcatatatgcggctgaggaagacctgaaggtcgaaacgttgcttgattaaattcctctggagcagtagttttcagtgttcagacttcacttctttatttgtctatatcatttagttgtcttgcacctgcgtcctaattggatgtttgggatgtgcacaccatttttgtattttcatatatgcggctgaaacaggaatcctagtgcatcccaaatttttcaacattaacattttaatataacattatagtcattatggcctatggcctttagaaaaatgttttttgaggcggtggggtagtgcacaataggcccctgtggtgcggcctaagcttttgttcttaatggcatttgttcccacattacttttacttttatactttaagtagtttcttaaaccagtacttttacacttttacttgagtaaaaagcttgagttgatacttcaacttctacaaaagtctttttaaaccctagtatctatacttctacttgagtaatgaatgccagtacttttgacaccactgaataaaagtcaaaattacaCTCGCATACCATAAATTTCACTTGTTTTGTTCAAactaggattatatatatatatatatatatatatatatatatatatatatatatatatatatatatatatatattataacataacaTATCAAACCTGTGAGAACTGGGCAAAGCCTGGGTCAGCAAACAGTGGGACATGGCCCAGTAGCTCATGACAGATGTCCCTGAGGAAACAAAtccacttttttttaatcatttttgacaGTTATGACATATATTTCAAACAAAGCGGTAACATGGTTTTGGTCTGAATACTCACGGTTCAGGTGTGTACATGGGTTTGGAGCTATGGCGAATGTACTGTGTCGAGTGAAACACTCGGAAGGCGAGCCCAGCTAAGAAGTCACGCGAGGAGAGCAGACCGGCCACAGGACGCAGACGGAAACCTGTGCATGCTGAGAGATCAAGGAAGAGTGAGATATGTAGTTTAGAAGTTTCCTTTTCTATATACACACTaaacctttcttttttcttccctttcacctgactgtgtatttatttaattagctcTACTGGAGAACACTCTTACTCTGCAGGTAGTGTGAGATGTCCTCTAGCTGCGGGATGTTGTCCTCATGGTATCCACAGTACTTCTCCAGAAGTGGAAAAACACGGTTGTGTTCATGACAGGCATGCGTTGCGTACAGAGTCTTCAGCTCTCTGAAAACTGTTCCCCATGTGGCCTTCTCTTCAGCGGTATATTCCACACGTGGAATAACCTGTCCACTAAAAGAGGAGGGAGATTTGTCTCATTTTATCTCAGGAGGGAGGTTAAGCTCATTTTTAGTAGACAATGTGTTCAAATACATTTGTCCAAACAGTATACAACAAACCTAACAATCTTtattttgagaatatttttttcttgaaacacATGTTTGtgctatatttctttaaaatacattccactgttatattttgttttataacacAAAGACATTTAGACCACCTGTCAAGATTTTTTACAAGgttctttttttgtaaagaagACACACTGAAGACACACTGGACTTCTTAACTATGTCATATCAGTTATGAGTGGTGTTATTATTGATGGAGCGTGTATTCAAATGTGAGCTTCCTCAGGGGGCATAGCATTCAGTGCTCCTGCCCTTTGTAGTGGCCGTGTGAATAATGCATCTCACTTATGATGACAAAGCTCCCAGCACTCTGGACTGTGCTGGGACCCTGCAATTTAACCCTTTTGTTAGGCAGCAGGAGTAATTTCCATAGAATGCACAACAAAACAACAGGGAAAGTGCTAGAGTTGGGGATGGTCCCTGTAGCCCATGGGAAAGTTggggagaaagagaaaacactgaGGGCAATAGTTACTGTCTGTAGTTGTAGGCAATGTCAGCAAATTCCTTTCTTCTGGCACGGTACATGGGGTCAGTAAAGCCCTGTGAATGACAGCAATGTTAGAGTGGGAAAGAAAGTGGATCTACAGCTAGTTCTGATCTCTCAGCAGCCTTTGACAGTATTTCTCAGTCTCATCAAGGAGACTCGTTCAAATCAAGCCTTTGTAGAGTGTTTGCTGCTCATGATGAATGCATTTCAGTTTAATAACGGCTGGAAAGggcaattatttataattacaggGGCTCAATTAAAGCGCTGACATCAAtttcatgcacacacatgcatttgaaataaaaatgaagaagtTTCCTTTCACTCTCACTATCACTCTTTTCTCTGATCATACAGACAGTCActtcgaacacacacacacacacacacacacacaatgtcttACAGGATGGTCTGAATCCAGCTCGGACCCATAACTGAGAATCTGATTGGCAAAACGGTCCAAGTCCTGGATGTCATTTGGGAACCATGGAACTTTGGATGAGAGGGAAAGAAGTAAGAATGTGGTTAATGactgaataatatattatataatcaatGCAATTTATATTCTGTTGACAAAATATTTGGCATGGTTTGTCTATCCTTgtgaaaaaaacatacataaaataaaataaatacaaatacctaaacagaaataaaatatggaACACAATGCTTCCAGACACTTCATtgctatttaattaaatgaaaatgtactatagatcaaatttatatgaaatacaatgttttttgacCCATTTAAGTAGGACTAAAGtatatctttatatgtaatttcgtAATTACTTATATTGAGTTAATGTGTGCTAATGAATGTATTGACAAGCATTTATGCTAAACTAAAATacactttattaaaatatatgtaatttatgtgcAATTTCTTTTGAAACTGAATGgcgtgtttttaaatgcatttataattgcACATGTAAATATGAAGAAGCAATttagtaaatttaaaatatttcaaatattaacttGAAATTTTATTCTGAATAACACTCTACAGTTAAAATTATCAAGTAAGCTAATTTACATTATGCTAGTCAGCACTTTAAATAAGTGTGCTTTTTAAAGTACatgacaaattatttaaaaagtacttagaagtaaaacttttatttctaacattattacaaaatacacatttcaaaagtgtagttaagtgtgttaaatatttattgatgAAAGTATTATCTCTTTATGTACAATTAAGTGaccttttatttcaataatatgaCATTATCTGATTACAATTAAGTGCACATATTTTAAAAGGGTATAGTAAGGCATGTACAATGGAAATCCATGGGGCAAGGCAAGACTTTTATAGACAACTTTACAACTCatataatacatttctgaataaaataaattctagtgctttaaaaaaagaaaaacacaacaaagctGCCTACCTTTAAACCTACCAAAATTGCTTGACCCT encodes:
- the LOC113071460 gene encoding phenylalanine-4-hydroxylase-like; translation: YRKLYNILQHYVHVCTLQEKGINLTHIESRPSRNNKEEYEFFISVDQASSNALDEVVDGLRTQITGQVHELSRNKQKDTVPWFPNDIQDLDRFANQILSYGSELDSDHPGFTDPMYRARRKEFADIAYNYRHGQVIPRVEYTAEEKATWGTVFRELKTLYATHACHEHNRVFPLLEKYCGYHEDNIPQLEDISHYLQTCTGFRLRPVAGLLSSRDFLAGLAFRVFHSTQYIRHSSKPMYTPEPDICHELLGHVPLFADPGFAQFSQ